A region of the Babylonia areolata isolate BAREFJ2019XMU chromosome 10, ASM4173473v1, whole genome shotgun sequence genome:
GTCCCTCACAGTTCAGACAAACAGCATGACTGACTTACCACGTCCCTCACAGTTCAAACAACATGACTGACTTAACATATCTCTCACAGTTCAAACAGCATGACTCACTTACCAAATCCATCACAGTTCAAACAGCATCACTGACTTACCACGTCCCTCACAGTTCAAACAGCATGACTGACTTACCACGTCCCTCACAGTTCAAACAGCATGACTGACTTACCACATCCCTCACAGTTCAGACAAACAGCATGACTGACTTACCACGTCCCTCACAGTTCAAACAGCATGACTGACTTACCACATCCCTCACAGTTCAAACAGCATGACTGACTTACCACGTCCCTCACAGTTCAAACAGCATGATTCACTTACCACGTCCCTCACAGTTCAAACAGCATGATTCACTTACCACGTCCCTCACAGTTCAAACAGCATGACTGACTTACCACGTCCCTCACAGTTCAAACAGCATGATTCACTTACCACATCCCTCACAGTTCAAACAGCATGATTCACTTACCACATCCCTCACAGTTCAAACAGCATGACTGACTTACCACGTCCCTCACAGTTCAAACAGCATGACTGACTCACCACGTCCCTCACAGTTCAAACAGCATGACTCACTTACCACGTCCATCACAGTTCAAACagcatgacttcttcttcttctgcgttcactcgtatgcacacgagtgggcttttacgtgtatgaccgtttttaccccgccatgtaggcagccatactccgtttttggcggtgtgcatgctgggtatgttcttgtttccataacccaccgaacgctgacatggattacaggatctttaacgtgcgtatttgatcttctgcttgcatatacacacgaagggggttcaggcactagcaggtctgcacatatgttgacctgggagatcgtaaaaatctccaccctttacccaccaggcgccatcaccgtgaaaACAGCATGACTGACTTACCACATCCCTCACAGTTCAAACAGCATGACTCACTTACCACGTCCCTCACAGTTCAAACAGCATGACTGACTTACCATGTCCCCCACAGTTGCGACATGTTGTGTCGTACACAGCACCCAGCTCTATGGGAGGCTTGTCACCAGCAAAgaatcgttttcttttcttctcatcttGACTGCAAAGTAGTACAATATTGGATATatgagtacacacacgcacgcacgcacacacacacacatatatataagtagatatataaacatagatagatatgtatagatatatagtaTATACACACAATGGGATTTCACTTTGACAATctacaaaaacgcacacacttatttatacacacacatattcacacacacatacacaaacacacacatacatatatatgtcacacacacacacgcgccgcgcgcgcacgcgcacgcacacacacacacgtacacacacacattcacagacacacataatgagTAAATGTCTGCATGACcaagaagacagacaaaagcaagaaaacagagggagagaaaaatatgTGACATTCTCTAAAATATATTGAGCGATATATTCAGTTTACAAATGTGACGGTCCTTCCTGTGTCATAGCCATTTTGTCTTGTTCCAAAAAAGCAGGTTATATTCACTTTTGATATAAATTTATTCAACATTCAAAGCATAGAATATTTACACAGATTTAGTAATTAATACATCTCTTTTCTCCAACTTTTATTTATATGCAAAAGCTGATTGGAAAAATATCATTTATTATAGAacttctgtttctcttcttttttttatttattcaaagATTACACAATACTAAGGAACAAAATACATTCAGCAAACTATCAAATTAACTCTTTAATCCATCTGTGTGTAAGCAAAGTGGCACAGTAGtcaaatggttaaagcactggactttctgtctgaaggtcctgggttctaTCTTTGCATAGACACCTGGTAGATaaaaagtggagatttttccagtctctcaGATCAATACTTGTGCAGACCCACTTTTGCTTTAATCCACTTcattgtgtatacacatgagggTGATCAATTACACACAATACAGAtgccgtaatccatgtcagtgtacggtgggttatggatacatGACCATACCCAGTATGTACACACCTGATATGATGTCTGCCCACAGTAATGTGTAAactgatacattttttttcctgtcatttaCAATCAATGAGTTTGTTTGTATGCAAAACTCTTTGAGCTCAATGTCAGGGAAAAACACCCCACTGAAGAAGTgttaatcattatcattcttcttatcactattactatcattattctcACTGTCAAAGAGTTATCACTCCTGACCTGATTTCATGACCCTGATAAActcatgaataaaataaaaaatatcaataactttgtcttgtcttcatGTCTTCACTAAGGACCAATGGCTAATTCCTAGCTagtgtcaaaaaaacaacaacaaaaaacaacccaaaactgaCCTGAGCTGAACATTGTTTGGGTCTAGATCCTGTCCTGTTGTCTGGTTGACCAACTTCATGGACAAGCCAATCTTGGATCCCTCCGTCTGAGTGCAACAAAAAGATTTCAGAAAAGGTTCACAAGCTCTAAACATGCTCCAGCCCAAAGGACTTTAAAGCAAAATGAACAACGTAACGAACACTACAAGAGCATGATGGTATCAAACACATAACGTACTAGCAATACACAGCAATTACAGTGCAGGCATACTTTTGACGAGATGTTTGACATAATACCGTAATAACAAATGTACAAACATTTATGTTTAACATTATACAGTCATAATAAATGTGCAAACATTTATGCTTGACATACAGTCATAACAAATGTGAAAACATTTATGCCTTCCCTTGTTAGTACTATATTTCTTAGAAACATTAAACATTAATTTATTGTAAACAAACTGGAACAAAGTGAACAGCAGTACTAGAAATAGAGATGGGTTCACTTTCTAGAAACTCCGCCTAAGCCGTTCCCAAGCCTGGTTGCAAAAGGAGGAGGGTTAGGCGTGGGGTTAGCGCACCcatcccgtaaaaaaaaaaaagctgctgctACAGAAACCAGCACTACAAGAAGCTGGCCTTATGTTCCGACTGGAACGAAGAGGAttaggtcaagtcaagtcacttTCTAGATAGTAGATGTATTGTTAAACACAACATACATTTTGATGATGTTAGGAAACTGGGTTATGAAGCAATTCTTCCATCCATCAACATGTGAACAATCTATCTACAGTAAAACTAACagacaattaactctctccatacgaacggcgaaagagacgacgttaacagcgtttcatcccaattaccaccgtcaaaatattgcaagcggaacactcttatactgaagaggtgaatgttgacaaagaataccacaattctgacgacggaagctaaaggttgggtcactcagacacccactggacatccgaggggtctgtgtagaggagaagagaggactggccatactatGTGAGTTAAAAAGCTATGGCaaaaggtcccatagctttttGCAACCATTTGAGCAGTGAAAtcattatccactgtgtccagggctcagcatgggaaggaGGGACCCAATCCTCCCCTTCAGCTGATTTGAATTTCCTGTACAGGCCAGGTACCTATTAAACCTGGGTAAAGTAAGGAAAGTGAGCGAGTAAAAAGTTCTactgattaacaaataataaagagtggtaactctctccattgacaaggtacacaacttcaagtcagtgctgctcacgctaccgattcagctagcacacaggtaaataaaagctacattggaacaaacccagacacttcctcaaaaaaggaagagccgggcctgtccttgtactgatcatttgacatgtgcacacagcagtaaaaacagaagaaatgtgcaaacacaaatgagcttttattcaacactggcatagcctctttaatcctgaacaagccacacagaacacatggacaatacagaacaaacacacggttGCCTTGgcggtttttcaactggaaattaacaaacattgaggccaggagatgaaatgattaacaaatagtaaagagtggtaactctctccattcacaaagttcTACTGGTTCAGACATCCATCATCTTACCCATTCTGCCATAGCGCCTAACTATAAATGCAATGAATTACTGTGTTGTGAAATTATGTATGAAACTGGCTCCCACCTCCACGCTGATCACTTTGCAGTAGACTTTTTCTCCCTTGGCCAACATCTCTGCAGGGTCCTCAATACGTGCTGAGGACATCTGGGATACATGGACCAGTCCTGCAAAATAAGGAACAGACACGACCatatcagtttcaaggtgtcaagcCTACTGACTGATCTCTTATTTTTATGCTACATTACATCcaatgaaaaaaatttttttttttttttttttgcaatcaaccttgggagaaagggttagagcaggattcaaacccacaccctcaaacactctgtattggcagataagcatcttaaccattctgccattttACAAATATTTACAACAAAAGGCATTCAAAATtatattaattaataaataagaaAGGGAACTCACCATGTCTTTTATATCCAGGGATTGAGACGAACACACCATATTTCTGTACAGATGCTACCTTTAACACAAAAGCAAATGATTGTTATAATGTAACTGTTACACTGttatccatacacacactcatacactcatgtACAGACATGtgctcatgcatgcacatacactctcacacacttctATCGAATTAATCAATTCCACATGTGAGCATAATCACCCCTAAAACAAAGAATTGGTCTCTAAATCTTGTAAACAAATGGCATGGAAAAATAATTATACATTTGTAAAATGCACTCATGGGTCTACACAAGTGACATAAATTGGAAATAACTTACATGGACTCGACAGTGAAACATATCACATTAGTATTGTCAACCAGTGTTGTTTAGTTTGCAATAAAGTACATCTTTCAaccgttttcttttttaaatccttCCGAAGATATGCTTATACAGTTATAAATTGTTTCTGCAATAGTCCACTTTTTGTGTTATCAGTTGTCAGTCATTTCTAAACTACTTTCTGCTTAATCAACAAATTCCTATAGACACTAgagtattgtacacacacacacacacacacacacacacacacacatacatacctacccacccccacacacacgcatacatacatatatatatatataatatatatatatatatatacattgtgtgtgtgtgtgtgtgtgtgtgtgtgtgtgtgtgtgtgtgaacaacaaatAGCACATTAGTAGTCTAGATTAAACTGCCAAAATTAAAGTAAACCTTCTTTTCAAACTGATTTTTCCTTTCAAAATGATCTTCTGCTGAAGTCCCATGATCTAACTATTGATCATTCTGGCACTTATATTTAAAAGTATAACTGAGGGGTTTGCCATAAGATCATGTGACGGTGTGTCCATTCTGCTTTTGTTGTTCAATCATGCAGCCAGCAAGGGAAGTGGGAAGGAGGTGGTCGCTttgggtgtcttcttcttcttctgcattcgtgggcttcaactcccacgttcacttgtatatacacgagtgggcttttgtgtgtatgactgtttttaccccgccatgtaggcagccatactccgctttcaggggtgtgcatgctgggtatgttcttgtttccataacccaccgaacgccgacatggattacaggatctttaacatgcgtatttcatcttatgcttgcatatacacacaaagggggttcaggcactggcaggtctgcacatatgttgacctgggagatcataaaaatctccaccctttacccaccaggcgccgtcaccgtgattcgaacccaggaacctcagatcaaaagtccaacgctttaaccattcggctatggcgcccgtcgcttTGGGTGTCAAATCAAACTTGGACTCTTGAGACATTTGTTTCAATTGACAGTACCAATACTAATAGCACTGTATTCAGTAttctgctgtgttgtaatgttgtgttgtgttgttttgcatagTGTTGTGATAgtccttttttttcacagcagatttctctgagtgaaaatcAAGCTGCTCCCTTCACGGAAAGTGCATTATTCACAGTGCAGTGCCATCAGTTCTTTTTTCCTGTCtagaagtgtatttgttttactatcagagtgaactttctacagaatattgccagggccAACCTTTTGTTCctgcacttagtgcatgctgaTTATGGGCCCTTGTTTCATCATTAATCCTGATGAGTAACACCTTGACGACCACTCACTGCCTAGATCGCTGAAGGAGCTAGAGATCAATGTACACAACACCCGTGTGTTGTACCCCTGACCAAAAAACGATGCGTGTCTATCTGTGCCCTGAAACCATTATGCTGCACCTTGCTATCATTGTTTATTAAATTAtttacttgaacttgaacttgaactgtacgatgtttgaGGTCCAAAGACCTGTTCATCGCTCCGTGTGGGTCATCAGCTGTACATACTAGACTTTGCATGCGTGCcttattggcaagacggattgtactTGTCTGGCTTGTTCTTCCAGTAGTAATAATTTATTATTACTTATTGTTATTCCTTCCATATACCCCTAACTTTTGTCTTCGTCTATGGCCTCCATACACTGAATCGCTAGAAGTTATTATACTTATTACTGATGCAACTACAATGTCAAAATGTGTGCACAACCTGGCAAAACAAAAGTTGGTAACACAAGGCAAAGCGACAACTTGTCAAGCACGCTCTCTCCAAGTTTGAGAAGTTTAACTTCGTTTCTTTACCTGTCCATGAAAGATTAAATGCAAAGCGGGCAGTCCTTCGTCAGCACTAAACCCACCACTCTTCTTATCATCATTTCCTTGCCTGTTCATCCTATACcgaaacaacagcacaacaaacactTGTCACACGAGTGTATCTGTCCAATCTGTCAGACTTGGTCCATTTTCGATTTTTCAGCTTTAGCAACACAATTTGTTTCAGGCCCGAAAGAGGTCGCAAAAAGTAAATGGTTATCTCCCTTGACGGGTAAAATAAGAAAAATACACTCCCCTCGAGTGTGGTTGAATcaaacaatagaatagaataatgataatgacagtcttTGGTGTAAATTCCTGAACAAGGATTTCCCCCCTTTCCGAAAATACTAGTAATCCATtacaagtcgatgttggctacccatccaaaagaagaagaagatgagaaaagCAATTCATATAAGAAACTTACGTCATTATGTATCAAGATGTACGGATTCAAATTACAAATAGAATGCATCGAACCTTCTTGAACTTGACCCACGAACCTATAtacacgtacatgtgtgtgtgtgtgtgtgtgtgtgtgtgtgtgttgttgttgttgttgttgttgtccgcgTAATAGCTGGAGGCGAGCGTGTGGCGCGCGCGGCAGCCATTGCACTCCccaacttcagtttcagtttcagtagctcaaggaggcgtcactgcgttcggacaaaaccatatacgctacaccacatctgccaagcagatgcctgaccagcagcgtaacccaacgcgcttagtcaggccttgggaaaaaaaacaaaaacaaaaaaaacaaaaaaaaaaaacaacaaaaaaaaaaaaacacacacacacaacagcaaaaaaaacaaaaacaaaaaaaacaaaaacacaaaaaaaacgggggaataaataatagataagcttgcataaataaataaataaataaataaataaataaataataattataatatagaaaaaggtagtagtaataatattagtaatactaataaaatgataataataaaacataaataaataaataaataagacaacaatggtgataaataagcaaataaatgtaaaaaatgaagacacacattcacacatacacccacacatgcataacagaaatgcgccagacatgcagtttcacatatatgaaagcacagtcaaatacatataaacgtacatgagctccaacacacacacacacacacgcattaccgtgcacctcctctacccccctcctccacacactcatttctagtctaagtatcgcagcttccacggcacacacacacacacaaacacaaacacacactcacagagatgaacacgtacttgtacaagcacatatgaaagcacagtcaaatacatataaacgtacatgagctccaacacacacacacacacacacacattaccttgcacctcctctaccccctcctccacacactcccaACTTCAGTGAACGAGAACTTAAGTCGAAAGAGTATCATGTTGTATTAGCAGGACTGTTATAAGCCCTGCATCTCTCCTTGATACACCCGTTAGAAAGTTTTGATGCATTCACACCATACATACTGTCGAATCATCCAGCTACAAACCCTTGAAAAGAAATTTGATTGAAGGGGGCGGGGAAGCCGGGGCCGGGATGCACAAACGGGCCTCAACTGGCTGGGTGTCAACTTGTTGAGGAACTGATTTCTGGACTGCTGGATACTGCTTTTTGCTCTGGCATGTAGAAAATCCCACAGTGCAGGTTCCTGCAGTTCTGGAGGTTGACTTTGACCCCGATCGTCAGCCGTTCACAGTATGAGGTCACTATTTCAGTTTGTTCTCAGTTTCTGCTGTTAGGCGGGATTTGTGGATCATGACAAAGACTCCCCCTCCAAGCGTCGTATAGTCATTGCCGGTGATATACTAGTATTGTACTTATCAGGGGAAAACCTTTGTTGACTTCCCCACTGCACGTCCACACCGAggaactggcacacacacactgacacacacacacacacacacacacactcggacactgcatacacacagtgacaccggCACACTGTGACcgctgacgcacgcacgcatgcgcccgcgcgcgcgcgcgcacacacacacacacacgatggtgaCAGGATAAGtaactttgtgagttttataaATTGCACTTTTATGATATTAACGATTGCGCTTTTATGACTCTTATATGTTTATCTTCAGCTCAAGTTGCCCAGCACTGCCGGCTGTCAGCGCTTCCTCGCTCAGTTTACTTATGATTATATTCATTTACAGAGATTGCTTCTGTCAGCATCCATACCCAGACTATCgcaagttcagttcagtgcagttacTCAGAGGCATCACAGCTTtaggacaaatccacacacgctacattACATTTGCTAAACATGCCGTGACCAGCAGGGTAACTTAATGTGCTTAGTCAGCCCGTGTTGACgttgagaggaaaaaaaggatACAAAACAAATCAATGGACATGTCATCGAGTCAAATTGATGAACTTATAAATCAATCAAAATGAATATAtctaaaaaatcaaatcaaaataagtaggcaaacagataaagaaatgaaatgaaatgcagaACAAAagagaataacaatgacaacacagacacacacacattcactgacacacacacacacacatgaaacacagacagccgatagacacaaacacatacgcacacacacagcacgcacacacactcacacaccatgcagcacaacagatatgcaacacggatatgaaagcacaaacaaatgtacactgGCCCATCACAACATGCAAAGCACACGAGTTCCAACGAGTAACTATTATAGTTTAACATAAATGCTGATGAtggcgatgaagatgatgacattcTTAGATGTTTTTTATCTAAAGAATTCTTGTTTCTGGCCCACTTTCCCCCACATCATTTCTAGACCAACCCAACTGGGATCAGCCGGTCCGATGTACCCACTAAATCCAGCCCTACTGTCTGTAGTGGCGAGTTTTACGTCCTGTTGGCAATTTGCcctgaaggtcaagttgttcatggctgtggtcttttccgtggtgggtggtgtggtcgaggcgttggtcctgaaaGTCCAAACCAATAGGTTTGATAAATACTTGACGGTGGCCAGTGTTTGGCCAGTCTCATTGGGCAGTGGGCACTAATATCTAGTGTCTAAGGCCGTGTACAAATGCTCTCGTGTGTGGAACTGCTTGTTTGATGGTTTTAGTGCGTGTGGTTTGGTACGGTCTTTTCCGGATGTATTGTTATTTTATCTTGAAGGCCAAGCATGTCGGGAAATGGTAAAAAGACACATATTTGAAACTAAAGAATTTTGCCTCGTCTAGTCTCTTGGCAGGTTTCCATCTTCTCCAATGACACCATTTTGACGAGTCACTTTCACCTAACCTGTCCAGTTCGATTTCCATCTAGTAACTCTTCATTCTTAGAGTAAAATGCTCTTGAAACCACATCATTGAATAAAGACAGTTGGGGAATGGGATTTTTTCCCCTGTACCCAAGCTTTGGAACTTACCGCCTGTCTGTGCAACACTCCCAAGTTTAAAATCTCTTTCCAAGACCCTTATATGGGCAAGCATTCCTTTGGCTGTGAGCGTGGTGGTGGTACTGGGACATCGTGCAAAAATTACATGAATGGAGGGTTGTGTGGTGTCAGTATTACACTTGaattgtgtgactgtgacagtgtaCAGCTCACCGAGCAGCATTATGAAAGATGATGCATTACATAaaaatattcattttattttttacctttttttgttcgttttgttcatGTAGTCATGACTTAACAGATTTTATGGTTCAGTTTCTGCCAACTGCCTGACCcaacacagttcacacagaaaaaatgctccaaaaacaacacacacaaagttgatTCACATATTGTTTTTATTGCAGCTATTATTGTAACTGATAAGCACTTCTGATAGTTATCATAATCCATTTTTCAAAGTATCTTAGTTTCCCATGCAGTGTGACCATATGACAAAGATATGGAGGGAATTTAGATGGCTATCGTCCAAGGAACAtccagggggtgggaggaggggagggagatggtggcAGGGATGTggggttgtcttcttcttcttcgtttgtgggctgcaacccccaagttcactcgtatgcacaagagtgggcttttacgtgtatgaccgtttttaccccgccatgtaggcagccatactccgctttcgggggtgatgTGGGGTCAGTCATTGTTAACATGCTTTGGTGTATGCTGCATCAATTATGTCTTCAAAATAGT
Encoded here:
- the LOC143286745 gene encoding zinc finger CCHC domain-containing protein 17-like; protein product: MNRQGNDDKKSGGFSADEGLPALHLIFHGQVASVQKYGVFVSIPGYKRHGLVHVSQMSSARIEDPAEMLAKGEKVYCKVISVETEGSKIGLSMKLVNQTTGQDLDPNNVQLSQDEKKRKRFFAGDKPPIELGAVYDTTCRNCGGHGHLAMECFVGKGTKQYDLVPELEDMVPSDSEPPPPPPPSAGTSTHARKKKKKKDKKVKKEKKKKRKRHSSSSDDSDSDSGPTAKKKKRKRHHSDSSDSSTHEKHRKHKKGSHKHRS